Genomic segment of Callithrix jacchus isolate 240 chromosome 9, calJac240_pri, whole genome shotgun sequence:
TGCCTGGCCTGCTAGAGGCCTCAGAGACTGGAGTGAGCAGATAGCGGGGCTGGCACAAAGCGGGTGTTGGGAAGAGAAGATCAGGCTGGTGGTTGCTGGAGCCCACTGACTGCAGCAGGGTGGTAGGCTGGACTCTGCACTTCTATGTTCTAGGCTGCAGGGCTCTGATGCCCCCAGCTGTACCCTAGGGCAGGGCCCTGGGGGTCCAGCCTGCTCCTGGGTGCTGGGCTGAAGGGGCCCCGGCTCTGCTATCTCAGGCTCACTCCTACAGCAGGACCCTGGGGGCCTGGGCTCTGCTGGAGGGCAGGGCTCTGGTACTTCAAGCTGTTCCTGGGAGGAGGGCTCTGGTATCTCAGGCTCACTCCTACAGCAGGACCCTGGGGGCCTGGGCTCTGCTGGAGGGCAGGGCTCTGGTACTTCAAGCTGTTCCTGGGAGGAGGGCTCTGATGTTTCAGGCACACTCCTACAGGTGGCCTCTGGGGGCCTGGGCTCTGCTGGAGGGCAGGACTCTGGTACCTCAAGCTGTTCCTGCGGGGAGGGCCCTGGTATCTGAGGCTCACTCCTACAGCAGGCCTCTGGGGGCCCAGGCTCTGCTGGAGGGCAGGGCTGTGGTTCCCTGCAGTCCTCTGGAAGGCAGGGCTTTAGCAGCCCTGAGTTTTGTAACAGTCCAGGAAGGTGGGAAGTCCCAGAGTTATGCTCTGCGGCATTCAGAGTTCTGGAAATCTCAGTCAGCAGGGGCTGAAGTTCAACCATATCCAGAGAGGAGCCTCCATTAAGGGGGACACATTGGGTTCCTACAAGTCCCTCCACCTCCTGTCTCAACAGCTGCTGCAGGATCCCAATGCGCTGCGGTGGGAGAGAGCACCCCAGTGTGACATCAAGATGTGGGTACAGTAGTCTATCCATACTGTCCTATTCCTGACCCCCCatctcttttccctcttccccAGCCCAGTTATTGTTCAATATACTTCAAAGCTGTCACCCCTACAGACTCACCTGCATCTTCACCTCCTGGAGGCTGGGGGTTCTGTTAGAGAAGGATCCAGAAGGAGTGGCCACAGGTGGTTTCCCTGACCCCTCCAGCGATCTTATAGAACTCTCCTGTTCAAATAACTGGACTGCAACCTGCTCCTGTCACCAAAGAACAAGGCAGACAAGAAagccaggctggggcaggaaaaagaCCAGCATGAGTCCCACCCTCATGAGGAATGGATCGAAGCCCCTGAGAGGCCCTAGACATACATTAGGAGGGGCACTGAGAAGCAGGGAGGGTTAGTCAGCTTTTCCAGAGagcactttctaatttttttaaatttttagtagagacagggtcttgctaggttgcccaagctggtctcaaagatctgggctcaagcagtcctcccaactcagcctcctgaagtgctgagattacaggtgtgatcccatGACTGGCCCAGAAGGCACAcgtgcctcaaactcctgggcctccAAGCTGGCAGCACAGGGCAAGGGATCTCAGTATGGGGAGGCTTCTGATACTTACCCAGGACAAGGCAGGATCTTCAGAGCAGGACTGAGGGGAGACACCACTCAGCCACTGGGCCTGACACAGAAGTAAGATGTCAGCAAGGCTGGACATCCACAAATGGCACTCAACCTCCTCTtgcttctgtctcctctctcttgtACCCATCCATCTCCTCTCTCCCCTAGCCGTGGCTTATGCCAGCCACTTTCCCATGCCCTCTCTTACCTGCTGAACTCTGGGGGTTGATGGCACAGGTGTGAACCGGGTTTTAGGTTGAAGGGTGAGATGCTGCAACACTGAATATGAGTTCTGGGGAGAGATGTGGGTGGATGAGCAGGGAAAACCCAGACCTAGCAAGGATCTCCAGCCAGACTGTTCTGCCCCTGCCTGCCCTGAGTTGTTGACACAAACCAGAGATGGAGGGCCTGGGGAAGGTACACGCTGAGCCCGTCCAAAGGGTGATGGACATGGCACTGTATGGCCAGGCAAGGGCTGGGCCACATGGGCAGGGGAGGGCATCAGGTGGTAGTCAAGGCTGtcctgtgaagaagaaaaaggtgGAAGAGTGACCCCTGCCCCCTTTGTCTTCCTAAATCTTGTTTTCACTACAGCAGCCAGTGTGCTTCTTTTAAGACCTAAGTCAAATCGTGTCACTTTCTTGATCATCCCCTCTCCCCATGGCTTTCCACTCATTCCAAGAAAAGCCAAGGACTTACACTGGTGTACAAGTCCTTATCCAATCTGACCGTGTTGTCACTAAAACCTTATCTCCTACCGCTCTCCTTACTCTGCTTCAATCTCACTGTCTTCTTTTTGCTGATCCTCAAACACACCAGGTACATTCtctccccagggcctttgcctctTTAGTTCTCTTAGCCTGGAATGTTCCCCCAGATATCAACATGTCTCACTCCTCCAACCCGTCTTCACTTAAACACCACCTTCTCAATAAGAGTTCTCTGaccctggccgggcatggtagctcacgcctgtaatcccagtactttgggaggccgagatgggaggatcacgaggtcaggagttcaagaccagcctggccaacatggtgaaaccccatctctactaaaaatacaaaaattagctgggcatggtggcaggtgcctgtaatcccagctacttgggaggctgaagcaggagaatggcttgaacccagaaggcagaggttgcagtgagccaagatcgcgccattgcactccagcctgggcaacaagaatgaaactgtctcaaaaacaaacaaaaacaaacaaacaaaacagttcCCTGaccaatctattttttttttgagatggagtctcgctctgttgcccaggctgaagtgcagtggcacgatcttgactcactatgacctctgcctcccaagttcaagtgattctcctgcctcagcttccaagtagctgggactacaggcacgtgccaccatgcccagctaatttttgtatttttagtagagatgaggtttcactatgttggccaggctggtcttgaactcctgacctcgtgatctgcccatctcagccttccaagatgctgggattacaggcataagccatcgcaCCTGGCAACCGATCTATTTTAAATTGCAATACCAACTCCCCTGCTCCCAATTCCCCTTTATTGCCTTTTTACTATTAAGAGAGAACTTATCACCGACatactatttattttatacatgtgtTTATTTCTTGTCTCCCCCTTCTAGAATATGAATTTCTTTATTGCTGTATGTCTAGAGCcttgaacagtgcctggcactcagtAGGGTGGTactactcagcaaatatttgtggaGCGAAGGGATGAATGCTTATGGCTGACAAGTGTCAGATCTGTCTCACCCTTAGCACTGATATGATGGTGACAAAAATACATACCAGCCTGTGAGCTTTCACCTCAGACCCCAGACATCTGATAAAGAGAGGTCAGTCTCACGTTGGAGAGGGACTGGGATAAACCCACCCAAGAGCATCCCAAGGCCCAAGACTGCCTGGATCTACATACAACCCTCGGTGTTGGCTGCTGCTGAGAAATTCTCCCAGGCACTTCCCACACCTCCCATCCCTCAGCCCAGGAGAGTCACGTATTACCCTGCAATGtgtcatttcttgtttttttcttaatggtaCCCTCTGGGCCAGACCAAGGGAGGACACACTTCCTTCATCTGAGCGAGTGACAATCTCATGTTCTCCTTTAGGGAGAGAGAAAGCTAGGAAGAAACGGGACATTTGTTGTAGAGTCTAGAACACCCACCAAAGTTTGGCACAGGGTTCTGCAACTTCTGAAGAGGGTATACTAGTTTAATAGCCCCCATTGCACTATTAGGGGCTGGAACCCATCCAGCAGCCCCTCAACACCCAACACTATCTCAGTAAACACTTATTAATCTGAATGTCTGTGTAGGCTGGGATTGTGGTGATGGCACTTAGGGACTGGGGATAAACAGTGAGTGGAAGATAAATCTTGAAGGAAGTAGCAGAGAGAGGGCAGAAATGGAGACCATCTCCTTTGACACAAGTGCAACTGTGCCAACTTCTGGCCCATCTAGAAagtctcttcttctccttctgacCTAGTCTCGCCGCCTCCCACTTCCTCCTGCCCCCTCCTAGCCTGCTGAGCTTTCTCTGGTCTTGTTCCCTGCTTCAGGTAGCCCACCTGCCACTGTGCTGTCCCCACAGCCAGACACACTCACCAGGCTGGACTGGGGTCTCCAGGAGCAATCCTGAGGCCTGGCTCACGGAAGTCCTGATGACAATAAGGACAGTAGCCAGCATAAGCTGCGCAAGTGCTAAGCGCTTTACAAACATcgtctcatttcattctcatgaCAACCTCTAATGATGGTACAAATGTTATTCTCACTTGACAAAGAaaccaaagctcagagaggtgaagacaAGCTTGCACAACAAGTAAAAGTGGTAAGAGTTAGGATTTAAGCCCAAATCCCATTTATTGCCACAGTCTATACTCTAGCCACTAAACAAAAGAGATAGCACATTTCTGTCCTCCCTGTCCCCCCATGACTTGAGGAAACTAATGTCACACTGAGGCCTGGCTGTGAAGGCCTGAAACCTATTCCAAGAGCTCATCCCGGGCAGTCACAGGTTCCTTGCTTCCCCTCCTGAGTTGGTGGGCAGTCCTAAAGCTACTAGAAGGCCCCAACTCTGGGGGACCCCTGTATCAGACACTGGTTCATTCTTTTCCAGATAACCTTCTCCCAAACCTTCTCCTTTCTCACCGGCTGCTGCCAGCTGTCTCCCTTCTTAGCTCCTGGAAACTGGGACGAGTGGAAGGGTGAAAGGAAGTTCCTGAAGGTGAAATCTGATCCACAGGAGCAAGAGACGAAAGCAGAATCAGAGGTGGACCCCAAACCCTCAGGCCTCACCACCAACCCCATCTCCCCGCATAGGATCCCCTGCCTCATCATGAGGTACCTCCTCTCCCAGAGCCCAGCTTTGTCCCTGGAAGAAGCTCCCAGAAGCACCAAGTATCAATCCCTCAAGGGCACTCACCAGAGCCTGTAGCCTCTGGGGGCACAAAGTCTGGCCTCGAGGTCCTGGTCCCTCCAGCCTTGAGAAGCAGGAAGCCCTGGCAGGGTCCAGTCGGTGGGTGGGCGTTCTGGGGGCCAAATATGCAGAGGCCCGAACACCCTGGGACGCCAACAGGGACCATGAGCACAGCTCAGGATGCCCCCCTAAGAGCCCCCAGCCTGGTCCCCTCACATCGTGTTTCATTACCTGGCCCCTCTGGGTGGTGCCTCCCTGATTTCCTCGAATCAGTACTCTCTTAGCCAGACTAGGCTGGCGCCCCAGGTGACAGCTCTTCACACCCTCACCTGACAGGATGGTGGCCAGGGCTGCAGGATCAGCCACAAACTCTATGGCCCCTGCAGCCTCTGcaaggaaagaggagaaggaaaggtgagaaagaacagaaaggggAGGGCAGAGGGACCCTAGCAAACTCACCTtgattttggcatttttttttttttagaaatagatggctgggtgcagtggctcacacctgtaatcccagcattttgggaggccaaagcaggaagattacctgagttcagaagttcaagaccagcctggccaacatggtaaaacccagtctctactaaaaatataaaaattggctggtgcaatagctcacgcctgtaaccccagcactttgggaggccgagggggtggatcacgaagttaggagttcaaaaccagcctggccaagatggtgaaaatacaaaaattagttgggtgtagtggtgggcatctgtaatcccagctacttgggaggctgaggcagagaattgcttgaacccgggaggcagaggttgcagtgagtcgcgattgcgccactgcactccagcctggtcaacagagagagactccatttcaaaaaaaaaaaaaaaattaactgcgaGTGGTAGGTACCCGTAATCcaagcaactctggaggctgaggcaggagaattgattgaacccaggagacggtgtttgcagtgagctgacacagtgccaatgcactctagcttgggtgacagtgagactccatctcagaaaaataaaaaacaacaaaaaacaaaaattagccaggcatggtggcaggtactcaggggaggctgagacatgagaatcgcttaaacctggaaggcagaggttgcagtaagctcaGATTTCACCACGGCACTCTAGCTTGAGGAATAGAGTGAAACTATCtcgagaagagaagagagaaaatagagttagggtctcactatgttgcccaggttggactcaaactcctgagctcaagtgatcttactgcctcgacctctcaaagtgttggaattacagcgtgagctaccacacctcgCCACCAAATGTTTGTAAAATGTTACATAAGACATTATTCTAAGCACTGGGGCCCCAAAAGAATAAGACAAAGCCCCTATCCTCAAGAAGCTATCATCAAACTATAGACTGATAACACTCAAGCCAAGGTATATACATGTTATAAAAGAAGTACTGCAAAGTATTAAGAGAACACAGAGCAACTGATTATGATGTGGGGAACTGGAAAACTCTTCAGaagaaatgacttttttttttgatacggagtttcgctccttacccaggctggagtgcaatggcgctatctcggctcactgcaacctctgcctcctgggttcaggcaattctcctgcctcagcctcctgagtagctgggattacaggcatgtgccactatgcccagctaattttttgtatttttggtagagacggggtttcaccatgttgaccaggatggtcttgatctcttgacctagtgatccacccgcctcggcctcccaaagtgctaggattacaggcttgagcccccgcgcccggctgactctttttttttaagagatgggatctccctctgtctcccaggctggtctcactcctggcctccagtgatccatcagcttcagcctcctgagtagctgtgattacagccacaagccatcacacctggcaagATGACATTTTGCTGGAGGAAAGCGAGGCCTTATAAGAGCAAAGAGCTTTCCAGGAACTGGGACCAGGACTATTACAGTAAGCAGGAGTGAGTGCAAAATCCCAAAACCCCACTTTTACTCTTCCTAGTTCCCTACTCAGCCATGGAGGCTGTGGTCCCAGGGCTCCAACAGGTACCTGTCTGGGCAGGGGGCCCAGGCCCCACATTTTGACCCCCGGGACTAGGCCTGAGCTCCTCCAAGGGGTTTCGATGCTGAGTGGTCCCCACCAATCTTCGTGATGTCTCTGCTTGGTGCTTGGCTTTCGGCCTGGAGCCTGCTGAATCAACGTGGGGGTGTTGAATATTGAGCGGTTGTTTCTGCACCCATCTCTAGGGAAGGGAGGGGGGACAAAAAGGTGGGGTTTAGAATTAGGGCACATTACTGGTGTGACTATCGTCTTCCCCTACTAGGCCCCTCTTACCCTTGGATCTTGGTTCTCCTGGTCCAAGACGCGCGATGTAACAGTGGGTAAAGGCGTGCGTCTCTGAGAGAGTACCGGAATCTTGCTAGGGGTAGGAGATACACCCCGGAGGAGGGGATCCTTCGTGGCTTGCAGGGTGGTCATGATGGCTACAATTGAGACAGGGAAGAAGGCAGGCAGAATCGGAGATCAAAGATCAACCAGTCCTCGGGGCACCTGTCCTGCCATCCCTGATACCTCTGCCCTAATCCCCGCTCCCACAAGCCTCCGGCCCTTGCAAGACCGCTCTAATGGGCGCTACCTCCAGACACCCCGAGCCTACTGTTTCGCCCTCGGGTCCCGAACTGCCCTCCTCCCTCTGAGCCCAGCAGCCCTCGTTCTCTCAAAGAACCCTGTGCCTCACCTTCTCGAGAGCCCCTCAGAGCCGACTCAGCCTTCTCAGCTTTTCCCTCGACTTTCAGCTACTGCAGGCTACAGCTACTTCCCCAGTTTGTAAAATACGCCAAGCTCCTGATTGGCCCGGCCGCGCTCCCTCGGAGGCGCGTGTAGCCGGAATCAGCCGTCCAATCCGCGGGCTTCGCAGGAAGGGCCAAAAGAAGGACCAGTTGTCGAACCACTTTCTGGCCAGGAAAAAAAACTGCCTCGGCTCAATCAGCCAATCCGAAAGCGGAGCGCGGCTGGAAGGCGGGGAAAGAGGAAGGATGGGGCTGTTCTGAGGCCGGGAAAGGCGTAGCCCTCTGAGTAGAGTAGTCCGCCGGAGCGGTTGTGTTCTCGCGATGCTTCGGGACCGGCGAGGGGCCGACTATTGGCAGCAAAGGGCCATCGCAGCATTAGGGGAACAGTTGATCGTTCTGATTGCAGCTAACGGTGCTGCAGGCTGGCCCGAGCCCCCGACCCGGTTTGACCAAGGCATGGCGCCAAGCTTTGGGAACGCCATTCCAGAGGCTCATAGAAAACCTCTGCGTCCGCGCGCGttggtcctgtaatcccagcactttgggacgccaaggcgggaggatctcttgagctataagttcgagaccagcctgggcaacatagtgagaccaccccCACCCGTGtctctataataataataaatataataacaaaGTAATAATAGTCCCAGTGCAGTAGTGTgcgcttgtagttccagctgctctggacgttgaggcaggaggattgttttgagcccaggaagttgaggctgcagtgagctgtggtcgcgccactgcgctccagcctggtcaacagaaagagagagagagaccctgtctttaaaataaacaaataaacaaacaaagagaaCATCTTCACGTTGTCTCCAGGATAAGGAACTGCCTTCAAATGGGCAGAGAAGGCTGGAGGGAATCCAACTGAGCCTAACAACATGTGCTCCTTGGAGCCTCAGAACCCAGTGAGGTGTCTGGTgaggttttcttcatttcacGGAGAGGAAACAAAACTAATTGTTTTTAAACTCAGTTACCACAGCACCAGAATTGAATGGCTACTCACAGCTGGGGGTTTCCTTGCCTCCAGGTTGCCTTTTGCCGATCTAGAGGTCTTGGGAGAGAGGGCTCACCTGATGATTATtggtgggcagggctgggaggctgagagatCCTAGAATATCCTCCTTAAGATGAAAGGAGCAACCCCTAATGGGGGGGACAGGAAATGAaaaacactttgtttttttttttaaagaccgggtttcaccatattggttaggctggtcttgaactcctgacctcaggtgatccgcccacctcaggctcccaaagtgctaggattacaggcgtgagccacggtgcctggagAAAAACACTTTCAAGTTTACAGAACGCTGGTAAAATTTCCCCCTCATTCACAGGGGTTCTTTACACAAGCCAGAAACCTAGGAGTTACTCCTTAACTCCTCCCCATCCCTTTACATATCCCAGATCTCATTCACTCTTactaattttactatttattcatttttgagacagggtctcagtgtcacccaggttggagtgcagtggtgcgatctcagctcactgcagcctcagccccctgaCTCAAGGAACCTCCCATCccatcctctcaagtagctgggactacaggcacctgccaccatctagtttttgtattttttttttttagagacaggatctagcTACATTGTCCAGCTTAGGGTTACAGGGGTCCTTCACAGCACTTTGGATGCCCCAgttgggaagatcgcttgaggccaggagttccagaccagcctagacaatgtagtgagagcctgtctctataaatagctgagattaccacacctggctaattttgtattttttttttagtagcgacagggtttctccatgttggtcaggctggtcttgaactcccgacctcaggtaatctgccggtcttggcctctcaaagtgctgggattacaggcgtgagccactgtggccgatGGGTTTAGTTTACTTTTCTTCATCAACTCAGTTTTCAGGATTCATCCTTATTGCTACATATAATCTAATTCATTGCTTATAGCTGCTACAtagcatagcattccatggtaggCATCCATTATACTTACCCATTCCTGACTTCTACACACAAGGCTAGGCAGTTATCTCTTACATAGTCCCCTGTCAGGCAGTTCAAGAATTTCTCTGGAACATATTCCTCTTAATGGAATTTCTGTGATAAGTATATGCATACTCAATTTTACTAAGTAGCACCagattatttttcagaaagtCTGTAGCTGTAAACTGGgcatggcacacacttgtagtctcagcttctcagaaggctcaggtgggaggattgcctgggcccaggagtttgagtccagccttgATAACATAGACACTAACAAAAAAGCCCGAAAACTAAAACTGAACAAGAAAACCCAGGTCTGTAGCTGTTTACAGTCTCAGCATTattattgaaaattcttttttttaaagacagggtttcaccatgttggtcaggctggtcttgaactccggacctcaggtgatccgcccgccttggcctccaaagtgcttggattacaggtgtgagccaccacgcctggcctattattgAAAGTTCTTATTACCTCATACCCTTTCCAACAGTTAATATTATACAACTCTCTAATATTTACAATTCTAATGGGTATATTAAGTGTACTctgttattttaaattgcatttctctactaGTGAGTTTGAAAGTTATTTCATGTTCTTATTAGCCAACAGAACTTCACCCTCTCTGAAATGCCTattcatatccttttttttttttgagatggagtttcgctcttgttacccaggctggagtgcaatgacgcaatctcggctcaccgcaacctctgcctcctgggttcaagcaattcttctgcctcggcctcctgagtaactgggactacaggcgcgcaccaccatgcccagctgatttttttgtatttttagtagagacgggatttcaccttgttgaccaggatggtctcgatctcttgacctcgtgatccacctgcctcggcctcccaaagtgctgggattataggtgtgagccaccgcgccctgccacttttttttttttttttgagaccgagtcttgctctcttgcccaggctggagagcaatggtgtgatctccactcactgcaacctctgcctcttgggttcaaacaattctcctgcctcagcctcccaagtgtctgggattacaagcacccaccaccacatgcagctaacttttgtatttttagtagagacagggttttaccatattggccagggggTCTAAgactcttgacctcctgatctgcccaccttgggctcccaaagtgctggtattacaggcgtgagccaccgctcccggccttttgtgcatttttaaactttgtattcCTGTCTTTACTTTTGTTCCTTCATAAGGAACAGTATATTATGCATATTAATCCCAcactcacatttaaaaaattgttttattttattttatttatttattttttattatttttaaagatggggtttcaccatgatggcaggctggtcttgaactcctgacctcaggtgatccacccacctaagcctcccaaagtgctaggattacaggtgtgagccaccatgcccggcttattttattattattactttttgagatggagtcttgctctgttgcccttaCTGGAATACAgaggctggatcttggctcactgaaacctcacacctcccaggttcaagtgattctcctgcctcagcctcccaagtagctgggattacaggcacctgccaccacacccagctaatttttgtatttttagtagagacagggtttcaccatgttgtccaggatggtctggatctcctgacctcgtgatccacctgccttaagcctcccaaagtgctgggattacaggcgtgagccacctttttttttttttttttttttttttgagaaagagtctcgctctgtcacccaagatggagtacagtggctcgatcttggcccactgaaacctctgcttcctgggttcaggaattcttcagcctcagcctttcaagtagctgggattacaggcgcccgccatcatgcctggctcatttttgtatttttagtagagacagtgtttcaccatgttggccaggctagtctcaaattcctgacctcagatgattgcccacctcagcctcccaaagtgccgggcttacaagtgtgagctattgcacctggccatgcctggctaatttttgtattttttagtagagacggggtttcaccatgttggctaggtgggtttagaactcctgacctcaggtcatccacctgcctcggcctcccaaactgctggtattacaggagtgagccactgcatccagccccgtatgcactttatttatttattattttgtgatagagtcttgctctgtcgcctaggctgaagtgcagtggctcgatcttggcttattgcaagttcaagcaattctgcctcagcctcccaagtcgctgggtctacaggtgtgcaccaccaggtccagctaagttttgtattttcaatacagtttcaccatgttggccaagctgatcttcaactcttgacctcaggtgatgccccccaccttggcctcccaaagtactgggattacaggtgtgagccactgtgtctggaaCCCATATCCACTTTaaacattgcaaatattttcttagtgggggaatataatttattttctatccaGCAATCTTAATGAACTCTTCTTGGTTTTTCATTGATTCTGCTAGGTTTTCTACTGATTCTACTAGGTTTTCTACAAAGATAATTATGTCCACTGTAAACAAAACAGTTTTACATATTCCCTTTCAATCTTTACATCTTGTTGgattttttgttattcttttttaattttttttttagacggagtttcgcttttgttgcccaggcg
This window contains:
- the TROAP gene encoding tastin isoform X2, yielding MTTLQATKDPLLRGVSPTPSKIPVLSQRRTPLPTVTSRVLDQENQDPRRWVQKQPLNIQHPHVDSAGSRPKAKHQAETSRRLVGTTQHRNPLEELRPSPGGQNVGPGPPAQTEAAGAIEFVADPAALATILSGEGVKSCHLGRQPSLAKRVLIRGNQGGTTQRGQGVRASAYLAPRTPTHRLDPARASCFSRLEGPGPRGQTLCPQRLQALISPSGTSFHPSTRPSFQELRRETAGSSRTSVSQASGLLLETPVQPAFSLPKGEHEIVTRSDEGSVSSLGLAQRVPLRKKQEMTHCRDSLDYHLMPSPAHVAQPLPGHTVPCPSPFGRAQRVPSPGPPSLNSYSVLQHLTLQPKTRFTPVPSTPRVQQAQWLSGVSPQSCSEDPALSWVAVQLFEQESSIRSLEGSGKPPVATPSGSFSNRTPSLQEVKMQRIGILQQLLRQEVEGLVGTQCVPLNGGSSLDMVELQPLLTEISRTLNAAEHNSGTSHLPGLLQNSGLLKPCLPEDCREPQPCPPAEPGPPEACCRSEPQIPGPSPQEQLEVPESCPPAEPRPPEATCRSVPETSEPSSQEQLEVPEPCPPAEPRPPGSCCRSEPEIPEPSSQEQLEVPEPCPPAEPRPPGSCCRSEPEIAEPGPLQPSTQEQAGPPGPCPRVQLGASEPCSLEHRSAESSLPPCCSQWAPATTSLIFSSQHPLCASPAICSLQSLRPLAGQAGLSSLAPRTLALRQRLKVCLTAIHCFHEARLDDECAFYTSRAPPSGPTRVCTNPVATLLEWQEALCFIPVGSAAPQGSPS
- the TROAP gene encoding tastin isoform X3 codes for the protein MTTLQATKDPLLRGVSPTPSKIPVLSQRRTPLPTVTSRVLDQENQDPRRWVQKQPLNIQHPHVDSAGSRPKAKHQAETSRRLVGTTQHRNPLEELRPSPGGQNVGPGPPAQTEAAGAIEFVADPAALATILSGEGVKSCHLGRQPSLAKRVLIRGNQGGTTQRGQGVRASAYLAPRTPTHRLDPARASCFSRLEGPGPRGQTLCPQRLQALISPSGTSFHPSTRPSFQELRRETAGSSRTSVSQASGLLLETPVQPAFSLPKGEHEIVTRSDEGSVSSLGLAQRVPLRKKQEMTHCRNSYSVLQHLTLQPKTRFTPVPSTPRVQQAQWLSGVSPQSCSEDPALSWEQVAVQLFEQESSIRSLEGSGKPPVATPSGSFSNRTPSLQEVKMQRIGILQQLLRQEVEGLVGTQCVPLNGGSSLDMVELQPLLTEISRTLNAAEHNSGTSHLPGLLQNSGLLKPCLPEDCREPQPCPPAEPGPPEACCRSEPQIPGPSPQEQLEVPESCPPAEPRPPEATCRSVPETSEPSSQEQLEVPEPCPPAEPRPPGSCCRSEPEIPEPSSQEQLEVPEPCPPAEPRPPGSCCRSEPEIAEPGPLQPSTQEQAGPPGPCPRVQLGASEPCSLEHRSAESSLPPCCSQWAPATTSLIFSSQHPLCASPAICSLQSLRPLAGQAGLSSLAPRTLALRQRLKVCLTAIHCFHEARLDDECAFYTSRAPPSGPTRVCTNPVATLLEWQEALCFIPVGSAAPQGSPS
- the TROAP gene encoding tastin isoform X1 is translated as MTTLQATKDPLLRGVSPTPSKIPVLSQRRTPLPTVTSRVLDQENQDPRRWVQKQPLNIQHPHVDSAGSRPKAKHQAETSRRLVGTTQHRNPLEELRPSPGGQNVGPGPPAQTEAAGAIEFVADPAALATILSGEGVKSCHLGRQPSLAKRVLIRGNQGGTTQRGQGVRASAYLAPRTPTHRLDPARASCFSRLEGPGPRGQTLCPQRLQALISPSGTSFHPSTRPSFQELRRETAGSSRTSVSQASGLLLETPVQPAFSLPKGEHEIVTRSDEGSVSSLGLAQRVPLRKKQEMTHCRDSLDYHLMPSPAHVAQPLPGHTVPCPSPFGRAQRVPSPGPPSLNSYSVLQHLTLQPKTRFTPVPSTPRVQQAQWLSGVSPQSCSEDPALSWEQVAVQLFEQESSIRSLEGSGKPPVATPSGSFSNRTPSLQEVKMQRIGILQQLLRQEVEGLVGTQCVPLNGGSSLDMVELQPLLTEISRTLNAAEHNSGTSHLPGLLQNSGLLKPCLPEDCREPQPCPPAEPGPPEACCRSEPQIPGPSPQEQLEVPESCPPAEPRPPEATCRSVPETSEPSSQEQLEVPEPCPPAEPRPPGSCCRSEPEIPEPSSQEQLEVPEPCPPAEPRPPGSCCRSEPEIAEPGPLQPSTQEQAGPPGPCPRVQLGASEPCSLEHRSAESSLPPCCSQWAPATTSLIFSSQHPLCASPAICSLQSLRPLAGQAGLSSLAPRTLALRQRLKVCLTAIHCFHEARLDDECAFYTSRAPPSGPTRVCTNPVATLLEWQEALCFIPVGSAAPQGSPS